The proteins below are encoded in one region of Apium graveolens cultivar Ventura chromosome 4, ASM990537v1, whole genome shotgun sequence:
- the LOC141719338 gene encoding uncharacterized protein LOC141719338 — MSKRDEMPLNVLLEVKIFDVWGIDFMGPFVSSCNNQYILLAVDYMSKWVEVKAFPTNDVKVVINFLHKQIFIRFGTPRVIISDEGSHFCNHKFTALMERYHVNHRVATAYHPQTNGQVEVSNREIKRILEKLVYGKACHLPVKLEHKACQALKKLNLDMEAAGEKRMLQLNKLEEFHLRAYENNKLYKEKVKRWHDRRLVHKTFMPGQQVLLFNSYLRLFLGKLKSRWPGSFIVKTVSPHGAVEIFYKHLDQAFKVNGQRLKHYYRDMANREVVSVVLATT; from the exons atgtccaagagagaTGAGATGCCTCTCAATGTGCTTCTCGAAGTTAAgatttttgatgtttggggaatcgactttatggggccatttgtctcgtcaTGCAATAATCAATATATTCTTTTGGCGGTGGATTATATGTCTAAATGGGTTGAGGTTAAAGCTTTTCCAACCAACGATGTTAAGGTGGTGAtcaattttcttcataagcagatattcataCGTTTCGGTACTCCAAgggtcataatcagtgatgagggatcgcatttttgcaatcataAATTTACTGCATTAATGGAAAGATATCATGTGAATCATCGTGTGGCCacagcttatcatcctcaaactaatgggcaaGTTGAAGTCTCTAATCGAGAGATCAAGCGAATCTTGGAGAAG TTGGTATATGGTAAGGCGTGTCATTTGCCTGTGAAGCTAGAACATAAAGCATGTCAGGCTTTGAAGAAACTGAATCTTGACATGGAAGCTGCTGGAGAAAAGAGAATGCTCCAACTTAATAAACTCGAGGAATTTCATCTACGGGCTtatgaaaataacaagttatacAAGGAGAAGGTCAAGAGATGGCATGATAGGAGGTTAGTGCACAAGACATTTATGCCTGGTCagcaagttcttttgttcaactcttaTCTCCGACTTTTTTTAGGAAAGCTTAAGTCACGGTGGCCAGGTTCGTTCATTGTCAAAACTGTGTCTCCACATGGAGCTGTGGAAATTTTTTATAAGCATCTGGACCAAGcgttcaaagtaaatggtcagaggttaaAGCATTATTATAGAGATATGGCGAACCGTGAGGTGGTGAGCGTCGTTCTTGCGACAACTTGA